The Hydrogenophaga crocea genome contains a region encoding:
- the maiA gene encoding maleylacetoacetate isomerase, which yields MKLYNYFRSSASFRVRIALHLKGLPFEYVPVHIAKGEHKQAAWAGVLTEGLVPALELDDGTRLTQSMAIIEYLDETQPGARLLPTDALGRARVRALAQIVACEIHPINNLRVLKYLTRELKVEDEPKNVWYRHWVREGLEAFERQLAAGPTGRFCHGDTPTLADCCLVPQIFNGQRFNTDFSGLTRTMAVFEQCMQHEAFQKAQPSACPDAEA from the coding sequence ATGAAGCTCTACAACTACTTCCGCTCCTCCGCCTCGTTTCGCGTGCGCATCGCGCTGCACCTCAAGGGCCTGCCCTTCGAGTACGTGCCGGTGCACATCGCCAAAGGCGAACACAAGCAGGCGGCCTGGGCCGGGGTGTTGACCGAAGGCCTGGTGCCCGCGCTGGAGCTCGACGACGGCACGCGGCTCACGCAGTCCATGGCCATCATCGAGTACCTCGACGAGACCCAGCCCGGCGCGCGCCTGCTGCCCACCGATGCGCTGGGCCGTGCCCGCGTGCGCGCGCTGGCGCAGATCGTGGCCTGCGAGATCCACCCGATCAACAACCTGCGCGTGCTCAAGTACCTCACGCGCGAGCTCAAGGTGGAAGACGAGCCCAAGAACGTCTGGTACCGCCACTGGGTGCGCGAAGGCCTGGAGGCCTTCGAGCGCCAGCTCGCCGCCGGCCCAACGGGCCGCTTCTGCCACGGCGACACGCCCACGCTGGCCGACTGCTGCCTCGTGCCGCAGATCTTCAACGGCCAGCGCTTCAACACCGACTTCAGCGGCCTCACGCGCACCATGGCGGTGTTCGAGCAGTGCATGCAGCACGAGGCCTTCCAGAAGGCGCAGCCCTCGGCCTGCCCCGACGCCGAGGCCTGA
- the pgeF gene encoding peptidoglycan editing factor PgeF → MAEGSAFAPDWPAPAGVRALCTTRAGGASVAPFDSFNLGDHVRDEPAAVVANRAALARLTAPARPVFLQQVHGTQVLHLEPETPDGAVADAALVTVPGVAATIMVADCLPVLFAHGSGRAVAAAHAGWRGLVGGVLEATAGALREAAGPGEVLAWLGPAIGPTAFEVGDEVREAFVAADPAAAGHFRPHETAGKWWANLPGLARQRLAAADVVAVHGNDGGPGWCTVGQPSRFFSHRRDAARLGSTGRFAACVWLG, encoded by the coding sequence ATGGCCGAGGGCAGCGCCTTCGCGCCCGACTGGCCCGCGCCCGCGGGCGTGCGTGCGCTGTGCACCACGCGCGCGGGCGGTGCCTCGGTGGCGCCGTTCGACAGCTTCAACCTCGGCGACCACGTGCGCGACGAGCCGGCCGCCGTGGTCGCCAACCGCGCCGCACTGGCCCGGCTCACCGCGCCGGCGCGGCCGGTGTTCCTGCAGCAGGTGCATGGCACCCAGGTGCTGCACCTGGAACCTGAGACCCCCGATGGCGCGGTGGCCGACGCCGCGCTCGTGACCGTGCCCGGTGTGGCCGCCACCATCATGGTGGCCGACTGCCTGCCGGTGCTGTTCGCGCACGGCTCGGGCCGGGCGGTGGCGGCCGCGCACGCGGGCTGGCGCGGCCTGGTGGGCGGGGTGCTCGAAGCCACGGCAGGCGCGCTGCGCGAGGCCGCGGGTCCGGGCGAGGTGCTGGCCTGGCTCGGCCCGGCCATCGGGCCCACGGCCTTCGAGGTCGGTGACGAGGTGCGCGAGGCCTTCGTGGCGGCCGATCCCGCCGCGGCGGGGCATTTCAGGCCGCACGAGACGGCCGGCAAATGGTGGGCGAACCTGCCCGGTCTGGCGCGCCAGCGGCTCGCGGCCGCGGACGTGGTCGCGGTGCATGGCAACGACGGTGGCCCCGGCTGGTGCACCGTGGGCCAGCCCTCACGGTTCTTTTCGCACCGGCGCGACGCCGCCCGCCTCGGCAGCACCGGCCGTTTCGCGGCCTGCGTCTGGCTGGGCTGA